Below is a window of Burkholderia cepacia DNA.
ATTCATCACGATGTCCTCTTGTCCACGCGGACGGCGCGCGACTCATGTCCCGCGTGCCCGTCCGGCTTCTCCGGCGCGCAAGCGTCGTGCCGCCGGCACGTCACGGGCACGGCGCTTGCGCGTACATCGACGACCAAGGAGGTTCGACCATGACCGCTTACGCCACCGGCCGCCACGACGCCGTGTCACCGGCTGCCGGACTGTTCCGTCTCGCCACGTCACGCCCGCCGTCCGAAGATAAGACGGAAGAGCGTATCGACGAAGGGCTCGAAGAGACGTTTCCGGCCAGCGATCCGCCCGCCGTCGGCGGCGCGACCCGCATCGACCCCGCCAAACCGTCCGGCGAGCATGAACGTCGCAAGCCGCAGGACCCTTCCCCGCCCCGCGATCACGGCTGACGGCGGCACCCGGCTCGACCTGCGCGGCGGCGCATCGGCGGGCCGGACCCATTCGGAGTGATCTGATGAAACGCCTTGAACGCAGATGGCATGAAATCAGCGGCGCCGCCGGCGTCGCCGCACTGGCCGCCATCGAGAGCGCAGTGGTGCTGGCAATCGTCGTCATGACGGGCATCGGCCACTGACATCCCGCACCGCCCGTGCGCGGCAGCCGCCGTGGAAGATGTACAAGCGGGCTGGCAATTTTCTCCGTCGCCCGGCCGTCGAGGCCCGGTGCATGCGGAGCGTGCGCGGCACGACATCTGCTCCCGATTCGTCTCGCTCACGAAGGAGGCGTTCATGTATCGCGTCAACGAGATCATGTCGCGCGATGTGGTGTGCGTCGCGCCGACCGACACGATTCGCCATGCGGCCGAACTGATGCAGCGCTTCGACATCGGCGTGCTGCCCGTTTGCGACGGCACGGAACTCGTCGCGATCGTCACCGACCGCGACCTCGCGGTGCGCGGGGTGTCGCACGGCCATCCGTTCGATACACCGGTGCGGGCCGTGGCATCCGCACCCGTGCAGTGGTGTGTCGAGGACGACGGCGTCGGCGACGTCCAGCAGCGGATGGCCGACGTGCAACTGCATCGCTTGCCGGTGCTCGATCGCGACCGGCGGCTGGTCGGGATCGTGTCCCTCGGTGACATCGCGACGCGCGCGGGCGGCCCCGAACGCGACGAGCTGGCCAATACACTCGAGGACGTGTCGCTGCCGCGCCGGCGCTGGCCACCAGCAGCTTCGACAGGAGATGATCGATGACAACGGACAGACTGTCGCGCGGCTACACGCGCATTGTCGGCGGCCCTCGCCGCTCGACCGTCAGCGGGCCGGGGCCCGACGTGATGGCCGCCCGGACGCTCGCGGGCGATCGTGTGCTGACGATGGACGGCGACGACATCGGCAAGGTGGCCGACATCATGCTCGACGTGCGCGCCGGCCGGATCGCGTATGCGGTCGTTGCGTCGGGCGGTGTGCGCGGGCTCGGCGACAAACTGCTCGCGGTGCCGTGGAACGTGCTCGTGCTCGACGTCGAGCGCAAATGCTTCGTGCTGCCGGTCGCGACCGAGCACGTGCGCGACGCGCCCGGCTTCGACCGGGACTGCTGGCCGGCGATGGCCGATCCTGGCTGGGGCGAAGCGCTGCACGCGTACTACGGCAGCTTGCCGTACTGGCTGATCGAGGAAGGCGAAACGGCACTGGACTCGCCGCCGCACGAGGCGTCGCCGGACGCTCCCGAGGACGGCAAGCGGCGGCGTTGACGCCGGTCAGCGCGCGGCCGCGACGGCCTGCGCGAGTTGCCGTGCGGCGGCCAGATGCGCGTTCAGCGCCGGCAGCGTGCTAGCCGCGAATGCGCGAAGCTTCGGATCGCGGCCGTGCTTCGCCTCATCTTCGTAGAGCCGGATCGCCGCTTCATGCACGCGCGGGCCGGCCAGTGCGACGTACGCCGTATCGAACGCATGACCTGCCTTCATCCGCAACGCCGTCACCGCCGGATCGACCAGCATCCGCGCCTGCACCGGCACACCCTTTTGCGCACCGAGTTGCCGCAATGCGCCGGCGAGGCGGGCGTGATCGTCGACCATCCGGCGCGCGAACGCTTTCACGTCGGGGTTCGACGAGCGGTCGAGCGCAAGCTGGCTGGCCTGCCGTTCGACCTTGTCGAGCATGCCGGCCTTGTCGACAAACTCCGCATCGATGCCGGTCGGACGCTGCGTCATGTCGGCCTCGTCGGCGGTCGTGCCGGGGCGGACGACGCCCGGGGCGACCTGCACCGACGAAGCGGGCAGCGTCTGCGCGTGCGAACACGCGAACGCCAGTGCGCCAACGGCAGCAGCCAGTGTGATTGCCGCCCGTAGGCGACGGCGCCGCTTGCTCCGGTTCGTGGTCATCCAGGCCTCCGTGTGTCGTGACGGCGCGAGCCGGCCGCGCCGGTTGCCGTCACGCCGGACGATGGGGCGACGAGAAGAAATCGGTCCATGCGCCGTTGCACCACGCGCCCTCGGTGCGCTCCACCGACAGCACGCCGGCCGCGAGCATCGTCCGCTTCGCGA
It encodes the following:
- a CDS encoding DUF4142 domain-containing protein, whose product is MTTNRSKRRRRLRAAITLAAAVGALAFACSHAQTLPASSVQVAPGVVRPGTTADEADMTQRPTGIDAEFVDKAGMLDKVERQASQLALDRSSNPDVKAFARRMVDDHARLAGALRQLGAQKGVPVQARMLVDPAVTALRMKAGHAFDTAYVALAGPRVHEAAIRLYEDEAKHGRDPKLRAFAASTLPALNAHLAAARQLAQAVAAAR
- a CDS encoding CBS domain-containing protein is translated as MYRVNEIMSRDVVCVAPTDTIRHAAELMQRFDIGVLPVCDGTELVAIVTDRDLAVRGVSHGHPFDTPVRAVASAPVQWCVEDDGVGDVQQRMADVQLHRLPVLDRDRRLVGIVSLGDIATRAGGPERDELANTLEDVSLPRRRWPPAASTGDDR
- a CDS encoding PRC-barrel domain-containing protein, whose amino-acid sequence is MTTDRLSRGYTRIVGGPRRSTVSGPGPDVMAARTLAGDRVLTMDGDDIGKVADIMLDVRAGRIAYAVVASGGVRGLGDKLLAVPWNVLVLDVERKCFVLPVATEHVRDAPGFDRDCWPAMADPGWGEALHAYYGSLPYWLIEEGETALDSPPHEASPDAPEDGKRRR